Genomic window (Vigna unguiculata cultivar IT97K-499-35 chromosome 10, ASM411807v1, whole genome shotgun sequence):
GGTCTTATTCATAgcatttataaaacaaaatattgcaGTAACTTGttacattttcttaaaattcatctaattgtttttatactaCATAGTACTAAGATGTCCTCAACACCTGACCATACCATTGTTATATCCATCGATATCTTGGCACGACCTTTCACTACTTGGAACAAGCTCGACAAATCAATAAACACCTTAATAAACCATGAAGAACAGCTATTGATCATGAGGGCGTTTCTTTCTGACCTCCATaatttcttcatgcaccttcatatactttaaaattctttttttttttcattttcaattctgaaatacataattcaaaatagttataaatgttaaattcttattttaaattatacaatctgaaacgtaaaataaaaaatatatttcaaaatccataatacaaattttatatttaaaattatacattttttattttacattctaGATTGAATAATCCAGAAtagaaaattttttattttaaataatacaatcagaaattaaaataaaaaatatatatttccaaTTGTACactcaaaaatacaaaatgaaaaaaataaatgtgaagggTGAGAAGAAGGAGATAAGTGTGGGCTTTGGTAAACACGGGTGAACCTTCCTGGACGCCCATAACACTTGAAATTTCCAAATTACTtctcattaaaattataataaaaatctttatatctcttctttttcaatattttttaaattgaatattcTAGAAGGTATTTTGGATTCAGATGTCAAtctaaaagatataaaaaaccCGAAACgagtattttgaaaaaaattatattatgaaaatattattccaaaaatatttccaaatttaaaacaaaaataatttcaaaacatgTTCTAAAAAGAATTTggataatttcaaaatatattattttatattctagaATTACTGTTCCGAAAGGTATTTCCGGATTTGCTTGGGTCACAATCATCACCTCCGCTTGGGGTTCCCTTGGCAACACTCTTGTAATGGACTAGAATTTGAAGGGAGATAATGTTGCACGCACTGTGTGTGAGAAAATTGGAGGAAGAATATGAAATATGGAGGAAAAGCGGGGAGAACATCTCATATTGAGGAAGAAGATGTCACTGTTACAGGGATTGGGAAAGATGAGGATAAAATAGTCATTTGATATAGTCTATGGAGGTGTAGAAAGAAAGACCCCCAAACACGGTTAGAAGATGATTGGACCTTCCCAGATAATTCATATACGTAAGAGGCCCACTAATCTCAGGTTCTTTAGCAAAAGTCGTAATCCGATGATCTCGAAGTAGTGGACAACCTAGTGATTCTAccaattttcatcttttgcaCAAAGTACACTTTTTGCATTTTCtaatattatactaaataagatattaacaatgatatataatatatactcatccttttgtataattttacatacgccaatttaataaattattttactaaatatttttaatttaataaagtaGCTTAGCCTCAACAGTCACTTCCAAGCTTTCGACTAAATTAATTATGGttttatttgaacaaaaaacCCCCAACATGATATTAATAAACAAGTAAATATATCGCAATAGATTATGCAAGTATGAATGTCTAAATCATATACAACATAAGGATTATTAACATTATCAAGGTTGATTATTCAGTATTACAAGGAGACtaatcttaaattaaaaaaaaaaaaaaaaacacttacatTCAACTTTGGTTTGATCTAGCACCACGCTtgctaaattttgttaaaacgtATGCTATGGCAACTTTAGCACCTAGGCTAGAGTGACCACGAGAAAGGCATAGAGCAGTAGCACCCCCTAGAAGCAGCAAACTATTGGCTAGAAACTTTCTAGATGGCCTTCTCTGGATCACCTGCTTTTGAGATTCAGCATTAACTTGATCATCGAAGACGGTAGGATGTGCTCGAGATATGTTACTCCTAACACTGTCCAAGTAAGCAGGTACCTGCACACAAGGAAGGGACTATTTAGTCACCAACATTTGCCTACTTTGGATTCCATACCTTAACCATGAGGTCAGGTGGTTCTATATTTTCATTTACATGGCCATCGCCAGCTGGttctatattttcaataaatttcaatCACGACTTCTCAGTTACTAATGCAGGTTTATCCAAGAAACAGCCTTATTGGGAGTTAGAGGAACCACAACTTTCAACTCTAATAAGAAAAAGACATTAAAATGCAAGTTAAATGATTATATGTGAAACTAGCAGCACTAACCTTCTGCATTAAATTAAGTGAAGTGTTAACTGAACTTGATAAATGATAGTTTATAGCAGAGTATCTTCGAAGTGCATCATCCATCTTGCATACATAGCTCCATATGCCCTTGCGAAAAGCCAGCTTAGCCATCTCCATATTTAAACCAGCATCTTCTTGATGAAACATTGTGATCTCGCAGGCATTGCTACCAGCTACTGTAATTATTCAAATgccagtaaaaaaaaaagtcctttCATTGCAAGATTGTAGAGGCAATGAGATATATGTTTAAATGGAGCACATGAGTACTACTGGATGCAAATGCAAAGAAAGATCTGACAGAACAAATTCCAAATACATATTATGCAGATATAGAATAGTCACATAAATAGGCTTTTAGGCCAGTTCAGAGTTTCAAGCAGGTCATGCTAAAGCTTTAAAGAAGAGTTTATATTGGTAAACAAGTCGGGCTTAGGTCTGACAGCCTAGGTTGGCTCAGGATTGCTAAAGCAGGGGTTAACTCAGGCCACCCAAAGCTTGGCCTGTGTTTCCACCTCTACTTGTCAGTGTAAGTGTTAGTGTCCATGTCAAAGTTAGTACTTCAGAGTTGATAGCAACTTGAAAACTAGAAAGATTTGAAAGGAGTAaactaaaagataatatatatatatatatatatatatatatatataatctttcaCGACCTTGAAAGAAAAACTTTTCAGTTATCAAGAGCCTAAGAATATGTGTAGGCTAATTAAGGATGCAAATTAAATTCTATTAATTACAACAATTATACTCCACAGAATTTAGGTAAGGCGAAAATAATTTGGGGCATTTGAGTAAATTGCTTGAGTGAAAAAATACTCAACCTAACAATTTATGTAGACaataattacttataaaattaatacacaaaattaggcaaataaatTCTAACTCTAATTCTTTAGTTACAATGAATCTAGGCAACTTAGAAAGTAGAATATGTCCAGACACTACCTTCTCTTATTTGCCAGCCAGATCTAAAAAACTCCACGCGTACATATTTTCTCTGCCGTGGTACCAAGGGATGCTCACATTCCTAACATGGTTCATGATCAAAAATGAAAAACGTAGTCATTGCATTGAAAAAACAACTACAGTTTtctataaaaagaataaaaacaattcTTTGTATGCCTCCTCAAATACATTAGCAAGAAATCTCAcaattatatattctttcacAAACAGAGGTTGTATTTTCTGTCAATTTCAATACGCTTTGTTTGTCACTGTATTTCCCTAGGAACTATCATTAACAAAATGTATAAGTTCGAGAAAGAATTCTGCATGTGTCTAAATACACACCATCCGTAAGATATCAACAGGAAGATTATGAACAGATACGTCAAAGGAGTGGAGAATAGGGATGCATCACACATGCTGACCTCTTTTCCCATAGTAACAAGGCATACGAAAGTTCCCCCTAATCAAGTATGCTAGACTTGCAATGGGAAAATACTTCTATTTAATTGAATAACGAGAAACCACATTTTATTGTGCAATATGCAAGTATGTAGTGCACGAATCCCAGTAAATAAATCTCCAAATTGGTAGAAGGAAAAAACAGtgaaaatattcataattaccAGTGGATAGTTTTACATGTGAACAATATTGTCTTTGAAGTTATAATCTGGATCTCTAATTTCTTGACCAATATATTTTCTACGAACTTGATCATTATTTTTTCCTCATTCCTACATAGCTACCTCCTCTTAAATGATAGGGGGAAAAGGTGAGTAAAGAGAGCAAGGGAGCCGCATCAACATTCATATATTACTCAATCACAGTTCACAAATACATGGGCATTAACAGTAATCACAATTCACGGGATGCAATGTTCATTAACACAGTAGTAAAAAGCAATCATTCACGTTACTATCATATTAAAAACCAAAATTGGTGCATTACCTTCATAAAACAGTAAAATGTTTTATCACTCCCCTGCCACAACTTCCAAGCTAGTACATATTCTCTAGGCGTCAAAAGAGGGAACTTTTTAATTGTATGACCAACTTCAGTACCATCAGATTTGTCTACCTGCAGTTGATTATGCTCAATCACTGTTTTATCCCACTGCTTTCTGTAATCATTATCCATGTAGAAGTTTCTCAGCATCTCAGATGAAATATCATTGAAGACAGTCTTGCTCAAATATCTCAGGGGACCATTCTGCAACATCATCGAAGAAACAACTATGTAGTTTATAGATAATTCCAAAACCATTCTGTTTTCATATGCATATAGCAGTTACTAAATTAAGATTATATACACGGAAAGAACAGAACAAAAACTAGATGTAACCTCCTgacattattatttatcatttaacaGAAAAATGAACAGGGCACGAAAAACTATCAACTAAAATTCCACTTTCCCTTTACTTAGACTCAATTAGTTCCAACTGATCTATAGAAGAATATGCTAATTAGAGGACAAAGTGAACCGGAGGATGGTTTGACTCTGCATTTGTGTCTGTACCTCGGCATTCCTGCACAACATGTAACAGAGGAAAGGGAAAAATACAGAGATGCTTTATCAACTATATAACAATTAAAGGCTACATGAACGTCGACAACAGGTCCCCTACAATTATGAAAgcaacattttattataattaaaacaaagaagTTACGTGTTAACTTTCCTAGAAAGTACCATGATAGATTCAAGTCTGCAATCCAGTTAAAAATGAATAAGAGCATTAACCTTAGGCTTGAAGCATTTCACACTGTAGCACAAATGATGGTTTCTTCTATCCAGGACATCCTCCCACTTATCATTCTCATTGAGCTTCTCATCCAAAATCTccattaaaaatttcaaatcagCATATGTCACAAAATTTGAGGTTCTGCAAGAGTAAACAAAAAATTCCACATCGTCAAATCATCTTATCACACACCTGACTCACTAGTAAAAAACGTCAAAAAGGAACTATGAATATGACTCAAAGTATTAGGTGTTTGGGATGTATGCTTGGAAAATCCTTGCTTTAAAGTGGTGAACTGAATGTAAACTAAAGGGAACtgttttcatataatatatacaaagTCATATcacttaattacaaaaaaaaaaattaactgcTGAATTTACTAAGTGACTTCTATGTGCTTAATGTTTTGAATATTTCTTTTACGTAATTATTATCTTGGTGAGTGTTACAGAATCAATCATCAAACCATCTTTGGTGCTGAAACATTTTTTCAGATCCAAATTCAGTTTTTAAATCGCACCTCAGTTAAGATTCGAAAAGCTTACAAGAGAATAAAGTATTAGACTATCAAATGCTTCTGATTTACAATTAGAATGTTACTTTTGACCTCGAATGATTCTTTGTAAAACAGACAAGTAACAAATATCGTTGTGAAAACATGCTAGGGAGTGAGCCTCTCAGCCaatcaattatatgaaaatattgtaGAGAGGGCtcctaaaattaatatatatgtgtATTTATCACATGATCAGCAAGCAATTATAGCGTAAGTATGTGCAggtaataaaaggaaaattttacCAGAAATGTTCTAACACAATCATATTCTCAATGGCTTAGATAAATCATAATCTCAATCTTAATCTCAGCATATCACAcgtaatattaatataatcttaACACTCCCTCCTAGCTTATGTGTACAGGTCTCGCTAGATATGTATGATATCGTAGTCATTTTTAGCGAGATCGTTTCTTCCTTTCGTCGATGACTAGACTCAACTCAAGTAACCTAGGTTaatcttgttttctttcttcctttccaTGAAGAGCTTATGCCAAACAATTCGAAGTGAGAAGTGAAAAATGAGAAGATCAAAACACAACAAAAGCAtacaagaataataaaaaaagaaaagaaaaggaaattagAGTTGGAATTGAAATAGTGaacttatttaacaaaaaagacGGAGGTGGAATAGAGACCTGGGGGTTGAAATGATAGAATCGGTGTTGAAAGATGAAGCGGACGGAGTGGAACGCGGAGACGGGGACGATGGAGCGAAGAAAAATCTGTTCCGCTGCCAAAGAAATAACATAACAAGAAACAGAACAACAGACGTAAGGAGGCCCCAAACGCCATAGGCATAGATGGTGAACACACTCATCGTCGTCGTCAACGTCATGATCGTGTTCGCAGCATTCATATCCTTTTTCCACTCTTTCACTCGTTCACTCAATTCTCTCGTACTCTTCACCGCATTCAATTTCGTCTATCCCTTTTCCTTCTCATTCCCAGCACCTCTAACTTtcttatgttatttaaaattaaataaaataaaaacggAAAATAGTGCACCACGTTAATAATCACAAATTTCTATGTATCACATAAAATTCTTGAAAAGGATGCATTCTTCTCAATTAATCAAATAtacaattttgaatatttaatagtATCTTTatcattcaatttctttttcgaTGCGTgatatttaaattcataaatgCTCATATaatgtttgaattatttattaatatatataatgaaatacTAAAACATGCTAATATGATCTTcaaatttatatctatattaCAATTATTTGTGAAAATGGATTCATTAAATTACTTCATCGTTAATATATTAGTTTGTTTGagttttacaatatatatacacaatATATTGAACTTAAATTTTTTGTCTTAATCATTTTGGTCATTAAGTTGACGTTACTAAGTTTAGGACTCAGGCTTAGGACTATATAGTTATTAAACGCTTAATTCTTTAAggctaattatatttttaatttgttttaacttCAGATACATTATTAGGATTATCGccgttttttaaaatattggatcgattaagataaaaatgtataaaaagtaTACCATATATAGATTTAGgttgaattaattataaattagtggcccaataaataaatatattaatttattaaaacataactataatttatatataagttgtttatctaaaaataaaaattagttttaaacatgtaacatagattttaaaaatatacttttaattttattaaattggtccaaaatggtttatgaaatgaagttgaatcTGAAATATTACAATTCATTTATTTAGACTGAGTTagaccaacatttttttatatttcagtaTGTTGAGTTGAATCAGTCTTTCCTGTTTTATACTCATACGTATTATTATCGTATTTGTtgatattgttgttattattgaagaaaatcaataaatatgAAAGTGATATTTTCCACTAAATACCACcttatataataattgaattaaattcaaTAAGTACGAAGCCATggaattaaatttcttttttctcgAAATTATAGTATAGTTTAAAATGGGCTTCATACCCATATTTACATGAAGGAATAAGTCATGAGTTTCTTTTATGGCATATGCAATGGaatttaaagacaaataaaGGAacgcaaaataaaaatagatggGTGAAGATGAATTAAAGAACATGTCAACACAATTCAAATTAAGTGGGATAAGAGAACTTATCACTTAAAATTCTAGAAATTCTATAGAAGATTTAATAACAGAGGATACAAGAGTTCACAAGTTTCTCCAAAATTCAAAACGAACTCAATTAAATTACTAAACAAAACTACAAAACTCTCTTCTATAGGAGATGCAACACTCAAACCAAGCTAAAAATGAAACAATGTTCTAGATCGTCCTACACTAAACACGATTCAACCATGCCTTGTGTTCCATGTAACGCATCCTTATGCACTAGCAAGCATCAAGTGAATATAGTTTTGCACTAATGAATTCTTAAACACATTCTAAGAGTTTTCTTGTCATGTTTAGTGTATTCAATGACTTGGtaccaaaaatttaaagaaccataccatacatatttttttgtcttgCATGAAATGAAGATTGTCGTGTGGatttcattatataatataatagtaaCAATGAAACTGATAACTACgatcataataataacaatgataatTGCAAGGGGATTTGCTGCCTTTATTAAAAGGGTTGTAAAGACGAGGAAATTTTACAAAATGAAACACGCCTAAGACAATCCTACAcgaaattattaaacaaaagtGGTGATTAAAATCTAACCTATACACTCCAATGAGCAGAAGttattattgtttgttttttgGGGGGTGGGGATAACTAAATCAAAACGACACTTGTAATTGACGCACCGCAGGAGACACTTATACATGAAACCCAATCTCTTACGTGAGTACCTCATTTAGAAACCCCATAGACTCCAACGACTTAACAACGGCAACGCTaccttgtttggaaaaaaagtTATGAGATAAAGCAGGGAGGATTCCAATTTTCAATCACCAAATGTGAAACAACATTTCTGGTACATCTTCCTAACTGGTTTGAGTTGAAGAGGCCGTCACTGATTGACCATCATCAGATTTAACTACGTTCCCAATGGGGCCATGAGAGACTAAATTATCTCTGTCCGCGGCAACTTCGTTGTTATTCTCATCTAAGCGGACAACTAGAGCAAAGCTCTTTGACATCTGCTTCATAAATTCACCAGTTGTGTTAGCAGAATTCCGATGTTCATTTTCTCCAACTAACCCAGTTGTCATCATGCTGCTTTGCTGCCTTGCCTTCCGTTCTTGCATAGCCTTCTGCCGGTCTTCGTAGAAATCAAAATCATCCAGGATGGAAACATCAGTTTCATAGTTTTTGAAAATGGCCAGCATTTCAATACCCTGTGGCAACTTCACCTGTAAAGTTTAAAATCAGAAAGGAGCAACCAATCAGTAGCAGgtaatcaatatttaaaaccACATAATAAACTGATTTCAATAATTAGTTTGGAAGTTTATAGAATACAGTGATACCTAGGATCGGAAGCTAAATTGACCTAACTGGTCACTCATCACTTTAATTAGAAACAATAATTAtctgaaaactaattaaaaacaaaaacaagtgaGCAAAAAGTAAACTTGGTAGATGACCCAAGCAAAGCTCAGACAAATGTAATTCCAAACACCAAGGTGAACGTACAAATCAGgacaaaaaataagttttagGATGCCTAAAAGTATGAGAAAGTTTCTCAACGCAATATGTAACTCAACATTCAATTGTCAGAAGTCTTCTCATTGACACCCTGCAGTAATCATTTCCCTCTGTCTTCCTCCCAAATCTGACATGCTATGAAATTAGAGTAAAAACAGTAAAACGTTTAAAACATGTTTCATAAATTCGTAGATAGTGAAAGACCCCTGATTCTACCTCCTGAGTATCTCGACTGTTAGTCACAGGCTTGTTATCATTATTTTCAAGAACAATGTGACGAAACTGACTGTTTGGAACGTCTTTAATTATGTGCCACTTCACCGGAAACTGTC
Coding sequences:
- the LOC114165102 gene encoding uncharacterized protein LOC114165102; its protein translation is MNAANTIMTLTTTMSVFTIYAYGVWGLLTSVVLFLVMLFLWQRNRFFFAPSSPSPRSTPSASSFNTDSIISTPRTSNFVTYADLKFLMEILDEKLNENDKWEDVLDRRNHHLCYSVKCFKPKNGPLRYLSKTVFNDISSEMLRNFYMDNDYRKQWDKTVIEHNQLQVDKSDGTEVGHTIKKFPLLTPREYVLAWKLWQGSDKTFYCFMKECEHPLVPRQRKYVRVEFFRSGWQIREVAGSNACEITMFHQEDAGLNMEMAKLAFRKGIWSYVCKMDDALRRYSAINYHLSSSVNTSLNLMQKVPAYLDSVRSNISRAHPTVFDDQVNAESQKQVIQRRPSRKFLANSLLLLGGATALCLSRGHSSLGAKVAIAYVLTKFSKRGARSNQS